Proteins from one Calditrichota bacterium genomic window:
- the icd gene encoding isocitrate dehydrogenase (NADP(+)): MSHYDQIIPPADGASITTVNNELNVPDNPIIPFLRGDGIGIDIWPATQHVIDAAVARAYSGKRRIAWFKVYAGDEAVEKYGPNQYLPQDTLKAVADYIVAIKGPLTTPVGGGIRSLNVTLRQVLDLYACIRPVRWFKGVPSPVVNPAAMNIVIFRENTEDVYAGIEWQQGTPEAARIIDFINTQMGKKIRTDSGVGIKPISVTGSKRLARKALQFAVKEGRKSVTFMHKGNIMKFTEGAFKDWGYQLALDEFRDRVITEAELWDETRAADGVTPITKPGAFADLRGGKPAGDPGGRVVVKDRIADSMFQQILTRADEYDIVCTPNLNGDYLSDASAAQVGGLGMAPGANIGDYVGMFEATHGTAPKYAGKDMVNPGSLMLSGVMMLTYLGWREAALMVEQAIERTIEAKTVTYDLHRLMEGATKVSCSGYAEAIVRNM, from the coding sequence GTGTCTCACTACGATCAGATCATCCCGCCCGCCGACGGGGCATCAATTACCACCGTCAATAACGAACTGAACGTTCCCGACAATCCCATCATCCCCTTCCTGCGCGGCGACGGCATCGGTATCGACATCTGGCCGGCCACGCAGCACGTCATCGACGCCGCCGTCGCCAGGGCTTACAGCGGCAAGCGCCGGATCGCCTGGTTCAAGGTCTATGCCGGGGACGAAGCCGTCGAGAAGTATGGCCCCAACCAATACCTGCCCCAGGACACCCTGAAGGCCGTCGCGGACTACATCGTCGCCATCAAAGGCCCGCTCACGACCCCGGTCGGCGGCGGCATCCGCAGTCTCAACGTCACCCTTCGTCAGGTGCTCGACCTCTACGCCTGCATCCGCCCGGTGCGCTGGTTCAAAGGCGTCCCATCACCGGTTGTCAACCCGGCGGCAATGAACATCGTCATCTTCCGCGAGAACACCGAGGATGTCTATGCCGGCATCGAATGGCAGCAAGGCACCCCCGAAGCCGCCAGGATCATCGACTTCATCAACACCCAAATGGGCAAGAAGATCCGCACCGACTCCGGCGTCGGCATCAAGCCTATCTCGGTAACCGGTTCGAAGCGTCTGGCGCGCAAGGCGCTCCAATTCGCCGTCAAAGAGGGCCGCAAGTCGGTTACCTTTATGCACAAGGGGAACATTATGAAGTTCACCGAAGGCGCCTTCAAAGACTGGGGCTACCAACTGGCGCTCGACGAGTTCCGCGACCGCGTCATCACCGAAGCCGAACTCTGGGACGAGACGCGCGCCGCTGACGGCGTTACACCGATCACCAAGCCGGGCGCCTTTGCCGATCTTCGCGGCGGGAAGCCGGCCGGTGATCCGGGCGGACGGGTCGTCGTCAAGGATCGTATCGCCGACTCGATGTTCCAACAGATCCTGACCCGTGCCGACGAATACGATATCGTCTGCACCCCCAACCTGAACGGCGACTACCTCTCGGACGCCTCGGCAGCCCAGGTCGGCGGTCTTGGAATGGCCCCCGGTGCCAACATCGGCGACTATGTCGGGATGTTCGAAGCGACCCACGGCACCGCGCCCAAATATGCCGGTAAGGATATGGTCAACCCCGGCAGCCTGATGCTCTCCGGGGTGATGATGCTGACCTACCTCGGCTGGCGCGAAGCCGCCCTAATGGTCGAGCAAGCCATCGAACGCACCATCGAAGCTAAGACCGTAACCTATGACCTCCATCGCCTGATGGAAGGTGCCACCAAGGTCTCCTGCTCAGGCTACGCCGAAGCTATCGTGCGGAATATGTAG